TGCCCGTCAACAGGGGCCGCGTGGCCGCACCGTCCCGAGCCCCTTTCCTTTTGCCCTCCCCCTGGATGCTCACCTAGAGCGGCCCCAGCGTTACCCGATGGTGCGGCGAACAGGGGCCAGGATGAAGCCGTTGTACCGGGCCGCCAGGCTGGCGCTCCTTGGCTGGGCGTTGACCTCGGCGGCACAGACCACTCCCGATGCGGGCACACCCAAGGCGGCGCCTCCCGCGCCACCCGTGGCGAAACCAGGGCCCACCCAGTCCGCCAATCCCAACAAGCCCACCCCGGCGGAAGCGCCCACGCCCAAGCCCGGCGCCGAGGCACCCAAGCCCGGGGCTCCACCGGCCAGCGCGGACAAGTCGCAGCCCGCCCCGGTACGCCCGGCCCCCGAGCCTCCAGCCCCGCCGCCCAAGCCGGCCACCTCCGGCCCCGCGGCGCCGGCCACCGTCGCCGTCCCGGTGCAGGCCTGTCCCGTGGAGGAGAAACAACCCACGCCGCTCAACCCGCTCCCGGGCGCGAAGCCCGCCGGCTGCTTCCGCCCGGAGCCCGGCCCGCGCTGCCTCGCCACGCGCCCGCTGTGCGAGAACGACTGGAAGGTCGCGCGCATCGCCTGGAAGTACTTCGAGAAGAACTACCAGCCCAAGACGGGCCTGGTGAACTCGGTGGACGGCTACCCCTCCACCACCATGTGGGACATCGGCTCGTCCCTGGCGGGCACCATCGCCGCGGTGCACCTGGGCCTCATCGAGCAGAAGGAGTTCGATGACCGCATCGTCGCGATGCTCGCCACCCTGCGCTCCCTGCGGCTCTACCGCGACGAGCTGCCCAACAAGGCCTACAACGCCGCGACGGCCGAGCTCACCGACTACACCAACAAGCCGGTGGCCGAGGGACTCGGCTACTCCGCGTTGGACCTCGCGCGGCTCGCCTCCTGGCTGGACCAGCTGGCCTGCATGCATCCCAAGCACGCCCATGCCGCCAAGCAGGTGCTGCTGCGCTGGAAGTTCTGCCGCCTCATCCAGGACGGGCAGATGTACGGGGCCGTCTTCGACCAGGCCACCAAGAAGGACCAGGCCCTCCAGGAAGGCCGGCTCGGGTACGAGCAGTACGGGGGCAAGGCCTTCTCCCGGCTCGGCTTCGACCAGAGCGTCTCCTCCCGCTACGACAACCAGTACGCGAGCATGGTGGAGATCAACGGGGTGCCCATCGCCTTCGACATGCGCGACCCGCGCAAGTTCGGCGCCTTCAACTACGTGGTGACCGAGTCCTATGCGCTGGATGGGCTCGAGTTCGGCACCGACGCCGAGCTCTCCCGGCTCCTCACCAACATCTACGAGGTGCAGAAGCGCCGCTGGCAGCGCACCGGCATCGTCACCGCCGTCTCCGAGGACAACGTCGATCGTCCTCCGTACTTCGTCTACAACACCATCTTCGCCGCGGGCTCCGCCTGGAACACCATCACGGACACGGGCAGCGACCAGCACCAGCTCAAGAGCCTCTCCACCAAGGCGGCCTTCTCGCTCGCCGCGCTCTTCCCGGACGACCCGTACTCCTCGGTGCTCGTCAACTCGGTGTGGAGCGCGCATGACCCGGAGCGCGGCTGGTACTCGGGCATCTACGAGAGCGGCATCGGCTACAACAAGGCCATCACCGCGAACACCAACGGCATCATCCTCGAGGCGCTCCTCTACAAGGCGCTGGGCCCGCTGCACCCCGCCTGCCGCAAGTGCGGCCGCGCGCTGAAGCTCGGCGGGGAGGACGTGGAGGCGTCGGTGGCGGCCACCCAATGTCTGCCGGGGGCTCCGCGCGAGAGCGCTCCCGCCGGGAAATGAGCCCGCGCACCATGCGAGCACGGATGGGGACCCTCCGCCGCGCCGCGCTGGTGGCCCTCCTCCTGGCGCCCTGGGCCCGGGTGGCCGCGGCCGAGCCCCTGCCCCTGCTCGCCGCGGTGGCACAGCTGGAGTGTGGCCAGGACGAGGCCGCCGCCCGGAAGGCACTCGCGGCGTTGCGTGAGGCGGCGCTCCCCGGACTCGGGCTGCCTTCGGAGCAGCTCGGCACCCAGCCTCCGGTGGGCGTGCACGCGGCGGTGTTGGACATCGCGCTGCTCGGCCTGGCCGAGGCCGCCGAGCGCAGGCCGGAGCTCGCCGGGGACCTCGACGCGCTGGTGGCCTCGTGGAACTTCTGCCTCGTGCTGGCCGAGGGGCACGTCTGGGACGTGGAGGTGGGGACGAAGGGCCCGCGCCGCCTGTGGCCGGTAGCGCCGCTGCCCGTGAGTGGCGAGGGCCTGCGCCGCTGGGGATTGGACCCCGCGTCTCCGGGAAACGCGCCGCGCCGGCTCCCCGCCAGCGAGCAACGTCTGGCATTGCCGGGACGCTGCGAGGAGGGACGGGCGGGAGGCCTCTACGGCTTCGTCCCCGCCGTGCCCTCCGGCCCGTTGCCGAAGGTGCCCCAGACACCAGAGCTGCCCGCGGAGCTGTTCGCCCCTCCCGGGGAGCAGCGGTGCCAGGTGCCGCCACCCCCGCCCGTCGAGGTGGCCACGGCCCCCCCGTCCCGGGACAAGAAGCCGGAGGAGAAGAAGGAGGAGGACACGCCGGAGCCGGTGAGCGCGGTGTCCATCCCCTCGAGCACCACGGCGGTGACGCCCGGCGTTCCCGTGGCGGTTCGGCATCCGTTGCCCATCTCGGGAGCGCTCTTCGTCACCCAGCGGCTCACCGGGGAAGGCCAGGCCGGCGCCACGGTGCGCTGGTCTCCGGTGGGACAGGCCTTCGTGCGCGTGTCGCTGTCCTATCAGCTGCTCGACGAGTTCCGCTTCACCCCCGGCAGCGGGCGGTTCTCCGGAAGCTGGGGCCTGGGCTGGGAGGACTGGCGGCCCAACACCTTCTCGTTCACCCTCAACAACTGGGGCCCGGTACGCCCGGACACCCTTCGCAGCTACTGGGAGGGCATGGAGTTCGACGTGGCCTACCGCGTCCCGCTCCCCGAGCTGCTGCGGCCCTGGGTGGACGTGGGCGCCCGCATCAACGCGCCGCTGACACGGGGGCCCGCGCTCGGCATCACCCTGACAGGCAAGCCCCTGCGCCACCTCTACCTGATGACCGCCCTGCGGATTCCCGTCTTCGGAGACGCCCCCGTCACCTGGTCCTACAGCGTGGGCTACGCCAGCTACCGGCCGTACACCCTGGCCGTGAGCTACGCCAACTGGGGACCCAACCGCCTCTCCGAGCTCAACCTGGTGGAGAACGGAATCTTCTCCCTCGCCTTCCTCTGGGCCCCCCGATGATGACACGCACGCGCTGCTGGAGCGTCTGGATGGCGTTGCTGGGCTGGCTCCTCTGGGCATCCCCCGGAGCATCCGCCGCCACGGAGCGCACGGGCGTGCGCGACCTCGCGGGCCCGTGGCACTACGTGGTGGGGGACCTGAGCGCTCCGCCGGCGGCGCTTCCCACGGGGCTGTCCCTGCCCACCCTGCCGGTGCCCTCGAACTGGTATCGCCAGGGGCTGGACCACGCGGGCGTGGTGTGGCTGATGCGCGAGGTGGAGCTCGGGGAAGCCCCGGCCTGGGTGCTCCATTTCCAGGGCGTGGACTACGCGGCCGAGGTCTTCCTCGACGGGCGGAAGCTGGGAGGACACACGGGCTACTTCGCCCCCTTCTCCGTGCGCGTGCCGCCGGAGGTGAAGCCGGGGCGTCACCTGCTGGCGGTGCGCGTGGACAGCCCCAACGAGCGGCCCGAGGATTTCAGCCTGCACAAGCGGCTCATCAAGGGCGTGCTCAGCCACCATGACACCCGCCCCGGTGGCGCGTGGAGCATGTGGGGCCAGGAGGCCAACACGGGCGGCATCTGGGGCGCGGTGTCCCTCGTGCCGCTCCAGGCCGGGTGGCTCGAGGAGGCGCGGGCCGTCACGCTCGAGGCCTCCGAGTCCCTCGCGCGCCTGGAGGTCTCCGCCCGGCTGACGCACACCGCGGGCACCGGGCCCCTCACCGTGCGCTACCGCATCGAGGACCCCAAGGGACGCACCGTGGCCGAGGGCACCCTGCTTCCCAAGGGCGAGCGGCTCTCCGCCGAGGTGCGTCTGGAGAAGCCCCGGCGCTGGTGGCCCGCGGAGCTGGGCACGCCCGAGCTCCACCGGCTGCACCTGCGCGTGGAGGGAAGCCAGGGCGCGGACACGCTCGCCCTCCCCTTCGGGGTGCGCACCGTGGAGCGCGACGCCCAGGGCCGCCTCCTGCTCAACGGCGTGCCCTTCTTCCTCCGGGGCACCAACTACATCCCCAGCCTCTACCTCGCGGACCTCACCGACGGGCGGCTCCAGAAGGACCTGGCGCTCATGCGCAAGGCGAACGTGAACGCGGTGCGGGTGCACGCCCATGTCACCCACCCGGACTTCTACACACTCGCCGACCGCGAGGGCCTGCTGGTGTGGCAGGACTTCCCCTTGCAGTGGGGCTACCAGGACACCGAGGCCTTCACCCGCGAGGCCGTGCGCCAGCTGCGCGAGCTGCTCGGCCTGCTGGGCCACCACCCCTCCCTCGTCTTCTGGAGCGCCCACAACGAGGCGCCCTGGTCCTCGGATTGGATGGTCTACAAGTACCCGGACTACGACCCCGAGCAGAACCGGGCCCTGGACCAGGAGCTGGGCCGGGTGCTGGCCACCGAGGATCCCTCGCGGCCCTCGCAGCAGAACTCACCTCCGGCCGAGCACCTGTGGATGGGCTGGTACTCGGGCAGCTGGCGAGACTTCCGCAAGCCCACCTCGCAGCCGCTGGTGTCGGAGTTCGGCGCCCAGGCCGTGCCGGACCTGCCCACCCTCCAGACGTTCCTCCAGCCGGGACAGCTCTGGCCCCTGGAGGGCCCCAACCTCGAGGTGTGGAGCTACCACAACTTCCAGCTCAAGGAGCTCACCGAGATAGCCAAGGTGCCGGTGGGCAAGTCCGTGGAGGAGCTCATCTCCAACACGCAGCAATACCAGGCGCGCCTCACCCAGTCCGCCGCCGAGTCGCTGCGCCTGCAGAAGTGGCAGCCCGTCGCGGGCGTCTTCCAATTCATGTTCGTCGAGCACTGGCCCTCGGTGAACTGGGGCGTGGTGGACTACCTGCGCAACCCCAAGCCCGGCCACGCGGCGCTCGCGCGGGCCTACCAGCCCCTGCTCCCCATCGCCGCCACCCGGGGCGCGCGGGGGCTCGGGTTGTACGTGGTGAATGACGGCCTGGAGCCCCTGGAGGGCGTGCGCCTGCTCATCTCCTCGCGCGGAGGAAAGGGGCGCGAGGTGAAGCTCTCCGTGCCCGCCAACGCCGTGCTCCCGCTGGACGTCACCCTGCCGCTCCCCGCCCAGGGCGAGGGGCTGTCCCTGCGGCTGGTGGGGCCCCGGGGCAAGGTGCTGTCGGAGAACGTCTACCCGCCCGGCTTCTTCGCGCCCTGAGCGCCGGAGGAGCCGGACAGGTGCTCGCCGAGCAGCGCCCGCACCTCGGAGAGCACCTCCTCCTCGGAGGCGCGGCTCTTGGTGAGGAAGCGGGTGACGCCCAGGCGCAGGGCCTCGCGCTCCGCGGGCCGCGGCTCATGCCCGGTGAAGACCAGCACGGGCACGTGGCGCAGCGGCCCCTGGCGCAGGGCCTCCACCGTCTCGAAACCATTCAGGGTGGGCATGCGCACGTCGAGGATGAGCAGGTCCGGCTGCACCTCGCGCGCCCGCTCGATGGCCTCCGCGCCATTGCCCGCCTCGGCGCACTCCACGCCCAGGGCCTTGAGCTGCGTGACGAGGATGGCGCGCAGCGAGGCGTCATCCTCCACCACCAGCGCCCGGGCCGCCCCCGGACGCCGGACCAGCCGGCGCAAGGCGTGCCGCAACTGCTGCGGGTTGAGCGGCGAGGAGACGAAGTCCACCTTGCGCGGGAAGGCGGGAGCGCCGCTCTCGTCGCACGTCAGCCACACCACGGGCACCTCGGCGAGCTCCGCGTGGCCGCGCAACCGCTCCAGCGGCTCGAGCCCCGCGCCCTCCGCGAGCTCCACGTCGATCATCACCGCCGCGGGCCGCAGGTGCTCCAGCTGGGCCTCGGTCTCCCCAGCGCTCCCCGTCTGCACCATGCGGTAGCCCTCCTCGCGCAGCAGCCGGCACACCCGCGACGCGAGCGCTCCATTCCGGGTGGCGAGCACGATGGGATCCTCCCCCAGCTGCGCACTGGGAGCCGCGGGCGGCAGCTCCACCCAGAAGGTGCTGCCCACGCCCGGGGTGCTCTCCACGCCGATGCGCCCGCCGTGCTGCTCCACCAGGGCCCGGGAGATGGCGAGCCCCAGCCCCGTGCCTCCGCGCTTGCGCGTGTCCACGCTCTCCAGCTGGCGGAAGCGCTGGAAGAGCAGCGCCTGCCGGCTCTGGGGAATGCCCGGGCCCTTGTCCTGGATCTCGAAGCGCACCTGGCCCTGCTCCGTCGTGCGCACCACCAGCCGCACCGCGGCCCCCACGGGGGAGAACTTCACCGCGTTGGACAGCAGGTTGCCGAGCACCTGCACCATCCGCTCCGGATCCACCTTCAGCGCGGGGCACGGGCCCACCTCGCTCTGCAGGAAGACCTTCATCTCCTGGGCCATGCCCCCGATGAACTCGAGCGCGCCGCGCACCAGCTCCTCGGGGCGGACCTCCCGGAGCGTCAGCTCCATGCGTCCCGCGTCGAGCTTCTCGATGTCGAGGATGTCGTTGACCAGGAGGATGAGCCGCTCGGCGTTGCTGTGGGCGATGCCCACCAGGCCGCGCACCTCCTCCGGCAGCGGACCCACGACGCCGCCGCGCAGCAGCCCGAGCGCTCCCCGGATGGAGGTGAGGGGCGTGCGCAGCTCATGGGACACGGTGGAGACGAAGTCGCGCTTGAGGCCCTCCACCTCGCGCAGCTCCGTGACGTCCCGCAGCAGCCCGAGCGTCATGCTCCCCTCGTCCCCATGGCCCGCGCGATGGATGAAGCTGCCCGCCACCGTGAGGGGCTGTCCCTCGCGCGTCACCAGCCGCAGCTCCACCTCGCGCTGCGCCTCCGCGCCCTCCGCCCCGAGCAGCCCCGCCACCCGCGGCTGCTCCTCCACCGCCACCACGTCCGCGAACTTCAGCGAGGACAGCTGGGCCTCGCTGTAGCCGAGCGCCTCGCGCCAGCTGCGGTTGACGAAGTGGAAGGTGCCATCCTCCCGGACGATCTGCACCAGCATCCGGGTGTGCTCGAGCAGGTCCTCCAACTGCCAGCGCGCCTGCTCCAGCGCCCGCGCGGTGGCGCGCAGCTTCAACGCGTCGGCGGCCTGGCGGGAGAGGGCCTGCAGGGCGCGCCGCTGCTCGGGGGTGAGGGTGCGCGGACGCATGTCCAGGGCGCACACCGCGCCCAGCGCATGGCCGTCCGGGTCGCGCAGGGGCACCCCGGCGTAGAAGCGCAGGTGCATGGAGCCGGTGACCAGGGGGTTGTCGGCGAAGCGCGGGTCCATCGTGGCGTCCGAGACCTCCAGCCCCTCCTCGTGGAGGATGGTGTACGCGCAGAAGGCCACCTCGCGCGACGTCTCCCGCTCCTCCAGGCCCACGCGGGCCTTGAACCACTGGCGGCGCTCGTCCACCAGGGTGACCAATCCGATGGGTGTGCCACAGATGGCCGAGACAATTTGCGCCAGGTCGTCGAAGACGCGCTCGGGCAGCGTGTCGAGCAGGCGCGCGCGGCGCAGGGCGTCCAGCCGCTCCTTTTCGTTGGATGATATCGGCGCGCTCGGCATGTCCGGCTGCTCCCCAGGATTCCTCACCTGCTGCCTTCAGGAGGAACTGGCATCATCCATGTTCATTGGCATCTCTTCGGGGGAGGGCCTGACTTCACGCAGGGGAGGCAATGATGGAGGCTCCGCTACCCGGAGAGGACGGAGCGATGAATGGAAGCGGGGGGGAGCGGAACCCAGGAGCGCCTGACCGCCCGCCCGCGGAGGGAGAGGGCCGGCGGCGGGTGCTGGTGGTGGACGACACGTTCCTCAACCGGCGCGTGCTCCGGGCCATGCTCCGCCTGGACGGCCACGAGGTGCTCGAGGCGGAGGACGGGAGGCAGGCGCTGGAGCTCGCGCGCGCCGAGCGCCCGGACCTGGTGCTGCTCGACGTGATGATGCCGGTGATGGACGGCTACGCGGCCTGTGCCGAGCTCAAGAAGGACCCGCTCCTCGCGGACACGCCCATCATCTTCCTGTCCTCGAAGGACGAGCCGGAGGCCAAGGTGCGCGGCCTGCGGCTGGGGGCGGCGGACTACATCGCCAAGCCCTTCAACGCCGAGGAGGTGCGGGCGCGGGTGAGCACCCACCTGGAGCTGCGCCAGCTCACGCGCTCGCTCAAGCGGCTCAACGGGGAGCTGCTGGCGAAGCAGGCGCGGCTGGAGGAGGACCTGCGGGCCGCGGCCGACATCCAGCGCGCCCTGCTGCCCCGCTCCCGCCAGCCGCTGCCGGGCTTCTCCGTCGCCTGGCGCTTCGTGCCCAGCAGCATGGTGGGCGGGGACATCTTCAACGTGCATGGCCTGGAGGGCACGTGCGCGGCCGTGTACATGCTGGACGTGAGCGGACACGGGGTGCCCTCGGCGATGGTGACGGTGTCGGTGGCCCGCGCCCTGTCTCCGGACGGCGGCGTGGTGCTGCGCGGAGGCGTGGCGACGCCCCGGGAGGTGATGCGGGAGCTGGAGCGCGAGTACCCCTTCGAGCGCTTCGAGCGCTTCTTCACCGTGAGCTACCTGGTGGTGGACACCGGGAGCGGGCACGTGCGCTACACCAGCGCCGCGCATCCCCCGCCCCTGCTCGTGCCGCGCGAGGGGCCGGCGCGCGTCCTCCCCGAGGGAGGCGCCTTGATTGGCATGGGCCTGGTGGACACGCTGGAGGAGGGTGAGGTGGTCCTGTCGCCGGGGGACCGGGTGGTGCTCTACACCGACGGGGCCTTCGAGCTCACCGACCCGGACGGAACGCAGTACGGGCTCGAGCGGCTGTACGAGCTCATCGTGCGGCACCGGCACCTGGACGTGGAGGGCCTGTGTGACAGGGTCCTCCAGACGCTCCACGACTACCGCCGCGGCGCCCCCGCGGAGGACGACATCACCCTGCTCGTCCTGGAGTACCGGGGCACGGAGGGAGCCCATTGAGTGACGGGCGCGCCATCACCCTGAGGCTGGACAGCCGCCTGGAGAATGTCCCCCTGGCGAGCATCGCGGTGAAGGCGATGGCCGGAGAGGTGGGCTTCGCGCAGCAGGAGTGCGAGCGGCTGGAGCTGTGCGTGGTGGAGGCGATCACCAATGTCATCCAGCACGCCTACCAGGGAGCGGCCGGCCACCCGGTGACGCTCGCCGTCGCCGTCACCGGGGAAGAGCTGGAGCTGCGGCTTCACGACGACGGGGCCCCCATGCCGGACGGACTGCTCGAGCGGCCGGAGCCGGAGGAGACTCCGGACGAGAGCTCGGACATCCAGGCGCTCGCGGAGAGTGGCCGCGGGCTGTTCCTCATGCGCCAGCTCGCCCACCGCATCGGCTACCACCACGGGCCGGAGGGCAACACGCTCGTGCTGGCCTGGCGCCTGCCCCAGGGCCGCGTGTAGCTGAAGCCGTCACCGCGGCGCTCTACCCGCCCGTCACCTGGATGTTGTAGGCGACGTCCTTCGACTCGGCCTCGCGGATCCACGCGATCAATCCCTCCGCCAGCGCTCCGGGGTGGAGGATGAGTTTGCCCAGGTCAGCCACGACCTGGTCATGCGCTTCGATGATGGGGCCCCATTTCTCCTGGGGCAGCGGCGCGAGGATCTCGGCCAGCAACCAGGCTCCCTCGCGCGCGGCATCCATCGCGAAGTTGAACACCGCGTTCTCCCCATCGGGGCTGATGGCCTCGAGGCGCTTCAAGCGGGGAGAGATCTCGCCGAGCTCCACTTCAATCACGGCGACGAGCCGCGACAGGAGGGCGTTGATCCGGTGGAAGTCCTCCTTCAGCGCGGCCAGCTGCGGACCAGGCGCCACGGTCGCCGCGGCGATGCCGAGATCCAGATTGATGTGGGCGTTCATCCCCAGCAGCAGGTGCTGAAGGACCAACGGGGAGTCCTGATCCAGGGCGTCGAAGGCCATCTTCCACGACTTCGTCGGAGTGCCACCGGAGGACCAGGTGTTCCAGGCGGCCAGGAAGCGGCTGGCGAAGACCACGTCCAGCCGCGCCATGCGGGCGTTGTCCTGGAAGACATTGCCCGCGATGAGCGCTCGCCTCACATTGACGGTGACCCGCTCGTAGAGCGCGGTGAAGTAACCGATGCGCGAAGGCGTCCGCAGCGACTGGTCGATGATGTCATTGGCCTGCTGGATGACCTCGTCGATGGTCGTGGGTGGAGCAGGAGACGGAGAGGGGGCGGGAACAAGGGACGGAGAGGTGGACGGAGCCATGCGTCCCGATAGCACAGAATCGAAGAAGAGCACTTCAACCGGCGGAGCCTGGGAGGACGCCCGGCGAGTGGCTATTCGAGCTCCGCGGCCAAAGCGATGAGCCCTTTCCACGAGGCCCTTCGTCTGCCTCTACCTTACCGGCAAGGGCGCGGCCTGCCAGCGCGGCACCAGGTGCAGGAGCCGGCCCCTCAGGATGTCTTCCTGGAGCACCCAGGACGAGGCCACGCAGACGCCGCGATTCAGGAATTCCGTCAGCAACTCGTTCGCGCGTTCGTAGCAACGCGCGCCGTCCTCGGTGAGCTTCATGGCATGGGTGGAGCGCTGGAGCAGCCGCAGCTCCAGCGCCTGCAACTGGCTGGAACCAGGGGCACCTCCACCGCTCCGGACAGACGGAGGTAGGCCAGGAGCGTGAGCGCCAGAAAGGCGGCGGTATGGCCCTCACCCCGCCGCCAGTGGCTCCGTTGCTTCCAGCCCCCAGCGAGTTCGCTCGCGTGCAGTGGGCCTTGCCGTCGTTCACTGCCCTTTCTTGTCACTCATTGACATGTCCTCTCAGAGCGCCGTGCAGTCGAGCTTGACGGGTTGGCGGTTCAAGGCCTGGCGGATGCCGCTGTAGACGACGCCGCTCGACGCGAGCCCAACGTGCTCGACGAGGTTGCCCGGGCAGTCCTCCTGCACGGTCACGTTGCACTTCAGGGTCTGGCCCAGAGCATTCGTGCGGTCGCAGTTGTCCATGCGGCCGTTGGTGTACCCGTCCGTGAACACGTCGAGCGCCTTGATGCTGTTGATGTTCGTATAGGCAATGCCGTCGTCGGGGGCCCGCTTGTTGATCTCGTCCAGGAAGGGGCCGGCGCGGAGCTGGGTGCAGATGGGGCTGTCCGTGGGCTGTCCCGTGCACCCGACCAGCAGCAAGGCCAGCAGGGGGTCGGCGTGGGTGCCCTTGTGGGGCGAGCCCAGGCTGATGAGGTGGTCGACCAGGCGCCAGCCGTAGTCGTGCACGTAGGTCCGGGACGTGATGCCGCCCTCGCTGTGGCCGATGAGGTTGACCTTCTCCGCGCCCGTCCTCAGCAGCACGTCTGAGATCCGGTACTTGAGCTGCTGCGCACCCTCGTGGATGTCGATCAGCCCGCGGCCGGGCAGCTCGAAGAACTCGACGTAGTAGCCGTCCGCCCGGAGCCGTGCCTCCATGACCCAGTAGACGATCTCGCTCGCCAGGACGCCCCCGACGATGATGATCGGATTCTTGCGCGTCGTGGGCGCGGTCACTGGAGGCGGCAGGGCGCTGGTGGTGAGGTTGCAGCTCACCGCGCTGGCCTTCGCGGTGCCGGGGTTGGAGAGGAGCGGCGGATCCGCGGCGAGACAGGCCCAGCTCCCGTCGGCCTGGGGTCCCTGCTGCACCATGAACTCCGCGTGGGCGGAGCCGTTGCCGGCGTAGGACAGCTCGCAGCCGCCGCCCAGCGCCTTGGACGGCCCCTTGGCGAAGGACTTCGGATAGGCCCCCGTGCCCTGGGTGCCCTGCGTCACGGTGCACTGGAGGTTGGGCTTCGGCGTCACCGCGGTGGGGCCCACGCGGCAGGCGACGAGCGACGCCTCGACGGTGGCGTCCTGCCCGTGGTTCGGAGGATCCGCCGCCTGGCAGTACCAGCCCTGGCCCCCGGGCGTGGGCCGGGAG
The sequence above is drawn from the Archangium gephyra genome and encodes:
- a CDS encoding DUF3131 domain-containing protein, whose translation is MKPLYRAARLALLGWALTSAAQTTPDAGTPKAAPPAPPVAKPGPTQSANPNKPTPAEAPTPKPGAEAPKPGAPPASADKSQPAPVRPAPEPPAPPPKPATSGPAAPATVAVPVQACPVEEKQPTPLNPLPGAKPAGCFRPEPGPRCLATRPLCENDWKVARIAWKYFEKNYQPKTGLVNSVDGYPSTTMWDIGSSLAGTIAAVHLGLIEQKEFDDRIVAMLATLRSLRLYRDELPNKAYNAATAELTDYTNKPVAEGLGYSALDLARLASWLDQLACMHPKHAHAAKQVLLRWKFCRLIQDGQMYGAVFDQATKKDQALQEGRLGYEQYGGKAFSRLGFDQSVSSRYDNQYASMVEINGVPIAFDMRDPRKFGAFNYVVTESYALDGLEFGTDAELSRLLTNIYEVQKRRWQRTGIVTAVSEDNVDRPPYFVYNTIFAAGSAWNTITDTGSDQHQLKSLSTKAAFSLAALFPDDPYSSVLVNSVWSAHDPERGWYSGIYESGIGYNKAITANTNGIILEALLYKALGPLHPACRKCGRALKLGGEDVEASVAATQCLPGAPRESAPAGK
- a CDS encoding glycoside hydrolase family 2 protein, coding for MALLGWLLWASPGASAATERTGVRDLAGPWHYVVGDLSAPPAALPTGLSLPTLPVPSNWYRQGLDHAGVVWLMREVELGEAPAWVLHFQGVDYAAEVFLDGRKLGGHTGYFAPFSVRVPPEVKPGRHLLAVRVDSPNERPEDFSLHKRLIKGVLSHHDTRPGGAWSMWGQEANTGGIWGAVSLVPLQAGWLEEARAVTLEASESLARLEVSARLTHTAGTGPLTVRYRIEDPKGRTVAEGTLLPKGERLSAEVRLEKPRRWWPAELGTPELHRLHLRVEGSQGADTLALPFGVRTVERDAQGRLLLNGVPFFLRGTNYIPSLYLADLTDGRLQKDLALMRKANVNAVRVHAHVTHPDFYTLADREGLLVWQDFPLQWGYQDTEAFTREAVRQLRELLGLLGHHPSLVFWSAHNEAPWSSDWMVYKYPDYDPEQNRALDQELGRVLATEDPSRPSQQNSPPAEHLWMGWYSGSWRDFRKPTSQPLVSEFGAQAVPDLPTLQTFLQPGQLWPLEGPNLEVWSYHNFQLKELTEIAKVPVGKSVEELISNTQQYQARLTQSAAESLRLQKWQPVAGVFQFMFVEHWPSVNWGVVDYLRNPKPGHAALARAYQPLLPIAATRGARGLGLYVVNDGLEPLEGVRLLISSRGGKGREVKLSVPANAVLPLDVTLPLPAQGEGLSLRLVGPRGKVLSENVYPPGFFAP
- a CDS encoding response regulator, giving the protein MPSAPISSNEKERLDALRRARLLDTLPERVFDDLAQIVSAICGTPIGLVTLVDERRQWFKARVGLEERETSREVAFCAYTILHEEGLEVSDATMDPRFADNPLVTGSMHLRFYAGVPLRDPDGHALGAVCALDMRPRTLTPEQRRALQALSRQAADALKLRATARALEQARWQLEDLLEHTRMLVQIVREDGTFHFVNRSWREALGYSEAQLSSLKFADVVAVEEQPRVAGLLGAEGAEAQREVELRLVTREGQPLTVAGSFIHRAGHGDEGSMTLGLLRDVTELREVEGLKRDFVSTVSHELRTPLTSIRGALGLLRGGVVGPLPEEVRGLVGIAHSNAERLILLVNDILDIEKLDAGRMELTLREVRPEELVRGALEFIGGMAQEMKVFLQSEVGPCPALKVDPERMVQVLGNLLSNAVKFSPVGAAVRLVVRTTEQGQVRFEIQDKGPGIPQSRQALLFQRFRQLESVDTRKRGGTGLGLAISRALVEQHGGRIGVESTPGVGSTFWVELPPAAPSAQLGEDPIVLATRNGALASRVCRLLREEGYRMVQTGSAGETEAQLEHLRPAAVMIDVELAEGAGLEPLERLRGHAELAEVPVVWLTCDESGAPAFPRKVDFVSSPLNPQQLRHALRRLVRRPGAARALVVEDDASLRAILVTQLKALGVECAEAGNGAEAIERAREVQPDLLILDVRMPTLNGFETVEALRQGPLRHVPVLVFTGHEPRPAEREALRLGVTRFLTKSRASEEEVLSEVRALLGEHLSGSSGAQGAKKPGG
- a CDS encoding PP2C family protein-serine/threonine phosphatase — its product is MNGSGGERNPGAPDRPPAEGEGRRRVLVVDDTFLNRRVLRAMLRLDGHEVLEAEDGRQALELARAERPDLVLLDVMMPVMDGYAACAELKKDPLLADTPIIFLSSKDEPEAKVRGLRLGAADYIAKPFNAEEVRARVSTHLELRQLTRSLKRLNGELLAKQARLEEDLRAAADIQRALLPRSRQPLPGFSVAWRFVPSSMVGGDIFNVHGLEGTCAAVYMLDVSGHGVPSAMVTVSVARALSPDGGVVLRGGVATPREVMRELEREYPFERFERFFTVSYLVVDTGSGHVRYTSAAHPPPLLVPREGPARVLPEGGALIGMGLVDTLEEGEVVLSPGDRVVLYTDGAFELTDPDGTQYGLERLYELIVRHRHLDVEGLCDRVLQTLHDYRRGAPAEDDITLLVLEYRGTEGAH
- a CDS encoding ATP-binding protein; this translates as MSDGRAITLRLDSRLENVPLASIAVKAMAGEVGFAQQECERLELCVVEAITNVIQHAYQGAAGHPVTLAVAVTGEELELRLHDDGAPMPDGLLERPEPEETPDESSDIQALAESGRGLFLMRQLAHRIGYHHGPEGNTLVLAWRLPQGRV
- a CDS encoding DUF5995 family protein yields the protein MAPSTSPSLVPAPSPSPAPPTTIDEVIQQANDIIDQSLRTPSRIGYFTALYERVTVNVRRALIAGNVFQDNARMARLDVVFASRFLAAWNTWSSGGTPTKSWKMAFDALDQDSPLVLQHLLLGMNAHINLDLGIAAATVAPGPQLAALKEDFHRINALLSRLVAVIEVELGEISPRLKRLEAISPDGENAVFNFAMDAAREGAWLLAEILAPLPQEKWGPIIEAHDQVVADLGKLILHPGALAEGLIAWIREAESKDVAYNIQVTGG
- a CDS encoding esterase/lipase family protein; translation: MTFLQNRYVGLAAMLLLMSTTAAAQTLDCQTTQARMPASGLSPNPKAVATVPLDKQKAGYVRVGGGCEVSRFGFESVHAAVMVQNAPDGDFGWRCKGADPALVSNPAWARASVTYCRAAEASGATLPLQCTALTKRTGLLRNPSVEVTLTPTLVSDGYVVVSGGCDTSHSGNGSVHAENVVISRPTPGGQGWYCQAADPPNHGQDATVEASLVACRVGPTAVTPKPNLQCTVTQGTQGTGAYPKSFAKGPSKALGGGCELSYAGNGSAHAEFMVQQGPQADGSWACLAADPPLLSNPGTAKASAVSCNLTTSALPPPVTAPTTRKNPIIIVGGVLASEIVYWVMEARLRADGYYVEFFELPGRGLIDIHEGAQQLKYRISDVLLRTGAEKVNLIGHSEGGITSRTYVHDYGWRLVDHLISLGSPHKGTHADPLLALLLVGCTGQPTDSPICTQLRAGPFLDEINKRAPDDGIAYTNINSIKALDVFTDGYTNGRMDNCDRTNALGQTLKCNVTVQEDCPGNLVEHVGLASSGVVYSGIRQALNRQPVKLDCTAL